In Myxococcota bacterium, a single genomic region encodes these proteins:
- a CDS encoding MBL fold metallo-hydrolase produces MAYDKGLHDLGNGCFAYLQPDGSWGWSNAGLVVDGEATLLVDTLFDLPLTAEMLTTMRDAVPAAASIDVLVNTHANGDHCYGNELVEGAVILASEACAEEISEVPPALLAEMVKNADAFGEPGASFVRHAFGPFQFEGITVTPPTETFRGEVRRQVGDKEVRLLEVGPAHTRGDVLVHVPEDRTVFTGDILFTEGHPIIWAGPIANWVAACDTILAMDVETVVPGHGPLSGPAEVEALRGYLHHIEKEARRCFDAGLPREEAARAVALDDYASWGDAERIAVNVAALYQEFGDTAPPPNTAELFMLMAQLFADRAA; encoded by the coding sequence ATGGCGTACGACAAGGGCCTTCACGATCTCGGCAACGGCTGTTTCGCCTATCTGCAGCCCGATGGGTCCTGGGGCTGGAGCAACGCCGGGCTCGTCGTGGATGGCGAAGCGACCCTGCTCGTCGACACGCTCTTCGATCTCCCGCTCACCGCCGAGATGCTGACCACCATGCGCGACGCGGTCCCCGCGGCCGCTTCGATCGACGTGCTGGTGAACACCCACGCGAACGGCGACCACTGCTACGGCAACGAGCTCGTCGAGGGCGCCGTGATCCTCGCCTCCGAGGCCTGCGCCGAAGAGATCTCCGAGGTGCCGCCGGCCTTGCTCGCCGAGATGGTGAAGAACGCCGACGCCTTCGGAGAACCCGGCGCGTCGTTCGTCCGCCACGCCTTCGGCCCCTTCCAGTTCGAAGGCATCACCGTGACGCCGCCCACCGAGACCTTCCGCGGCGAAGTGCGGCGACAGGTGGGCGACAAGGAAGTGCGGCTCCTCGAGGTGGGGCCCGCACACACGCGGGGCGACGTGCTCGTCCACGTGCCCGAGGACCGCACCGTCTTCACCGGCGACATCCTCTTCACCGAGGGACACCCGATCATCTGGGCCGGACCCATCGCGAACTGGGTGGCCGCCTGCGACACGATCCTCGCGATGGACGTGGAGACGGTGGTGCCCGGCCACGGCCCCTTGTCGGGCCCCGCGGAGGTGGAGGCCCTGCGCGGCTATCTGCACCACATCGAGAAGGAGGCGCGGCGTTGCTTCGATGCGGGATTGCCGCGGGAGGAGGCGGCGCGTGCGGTCGCGCTGGATGATTACGCGTCTTGGGGGGATGCGGAGCGGATCGCGGTGAATGTCGCGGCGTTGTATCAGGAGTTTGGGGATACGGCGCCTCCGCCGAATACCGCAGAACTCTTCATGCTCATGGCGCAATTGTTTGCTGACAGGGCAGCCTGA
- a CDS encoding SPFH domain-containing protein, translated as MGFMDKLRAELVDIIEWVDDSRHTLVWRFPRYHNQIKYGAQLIVRPGQMAVFVHQGQIADVFGPGQHRLETKNLPILSTLAGWLYGFDSPFKAEVYFVSTRQIPDLRWGTPNPVLMRDADFGPIRVRAFGTYALRATDPKTLLTELVGTDGEFVADEIQELLRAIINQCLADVLAKSELGVLDLAANYADLSEQVRTAVVQRIDDEYGLEIPQLVIVNVSVPAEVEQALDVRTSMGVIGDMNAYQQYQLGTAMPVAAENPAGGLAGAGVGVGMGMAMAQQWAPPTGGAGGNGPMGPGPAAPSPTPPPPPAPVQPWHIIENGQSVGPFTPAQLAQAVGAGRVRPDTLVWTAGMEGWQAARGVGAVANLFRATPPPAPPPQQNSDD; from the coding sequence ATGGGATTCATGGACAAGCTGCGAGCCGAACTCGTCGACATCATCGAATGGGTCGACGACAGCCGTCACACCCTGGTGTGGCGCTTCCCGCGCTACCACAACCAGATCAAGTACGGCGCCCAACTGATCGTGCGACCCGGCCAGATGGCGGTCTTCGTCCATCAGGGCCAGATCGCCGACGTCTTCGGGCCCGGCCAGCACCGCCTCGAGACGAAGAACCTGCCGATCCTGTCGACCCTCGCGGGCTGGCTCTACGGCTTCGACAGCCCCTTCAAGGCCGAGGTCTACTTCGTCAGCACGCGGCAGATCCCGGACCTCCGCTGGGGCACCCCGAACCCGGTGCTGATGCGCGACGCCGATTTCGGGCCGATCCGCGTGCGCGCCTTCGGCACCTATGCCCTGCGCGCCACCGACCCGAAGACCCTGCTCACCGAGCTGGTAGGGACCGACGGCGAGTTCGTCGCCGACGAGATCCAGGAGCTGCTGCGCGCGATCATCAACCAGTGCCTCGCCGACGTGCTCGCGAAATCGGAGCTCGGCGTCCTCGACCTGGCCGCGAACTACGCCGACCTCTCCGAGCAGGTGCGCACGGCCGTGGTCCAGCGCATCGACGACGAGTACGGGCTCGAGATCCCGCAGCTGGTGATCGTGAACGTCTCGGTGCCCGCCGAGGTCGAGCAGGCCCTCGACGTGCGCACCAGCATGGGCGTGATCGGCGACATGAATGCCTACCAGCAGTACCAGCTGGGCACCGCGATGCCCGTGGCGGCCGAGAACCCGGCCGGCGGTCTCGCCGGCGCCGGTGTGGGTGTCGGCATGGGTATGGCCATGGCGCAGCAGTGGGCTCCGCCCACCGGCGGAGCCGGTGGCAACGGCCCGATGGGTCCCGGCCCGGCAGCGCCCTCCCCGACACCGCCGCCGCCCCCGGCGCCGGTGCAGCCCTGGCACATCATCGAGAACGGCCAGAGCGTCGGACCGTTCACGCCCGCCCAGCTCGCCCAGGCCGTTGGCGCCGGGCGCGTGCGCCCCGACACCCTGGTGTGGACCGCCGGCATGGAAGGCTGGCAGGCTGCCCGCGGCGTCGGCGCCGTGGCCAACCTCTTCCGCGCCACGCCTCCCCCGGCCCCGCCCCCGCAACAGAACTCGGATGACTAG
- a CDS encoding zf-TFIIB domain-containing protein, producing the protein MQLIACPVCHTQYDVSQIAADTIACRCGEELANEPLRSVDAAIARCGACGAQVSEEAKSCSYCGSDIVRNPEKLSLICPECFARNADDSRFCVGCGVAFRPEAVRAEGHELPCPACEMRMPPSQIAGISVNECEGCHGLWVGGGNFDALVRKAAELRRAAGNVAPPPRVRGGNPLDQKVTYRRCPECDMHMHRVNYKRSSGVILDECRNDGTFLDADELEQVAGFILSGGQTSPLLDTKTDEHEAAKRAAAQAAARIRVQTDTSGYARADTSGGILRILFDLLT; encoded by the coding sequence GTGCAGCTGATCGCCTGCCCGGTCTGCCATACCCAATACGATGTCAGCCAGATCGCCGCCGACACCATCGCGTGCCGCTGCGGCGAGGAGCTGGCGAACGAGCCGTTGCGTTCGGTGGACGCGGCGATCGCCCGCTGTGGGGCGTGCGGTGCCCAGGTCAGCGAGGAGGCGAAGAGCTGCAGCTACTGCGGGTCGGACATCGTCCGGAATCCGGAGAAGCTGTCCCTGATCTGCCCGGAGTGCTTCGCCCGCAATGCGGACGACAGCCGCTTCTGCGTCGGGTGTGGGGTCGCCTTCCGTCCCGAGGCCGTTCGGGCCGAGGGCCACGAGCTGCCCTGCCCCGCCTGTGAGATGCGCATGCCGCCCAGCCAGATCGCAGGGATCTCGGTCAACGAGTGCGAGGGCTGCCACGGCCTCTGGGTGGGCGGGGGCAACTTCGACGCCCTGGTACGCAAGGCCGCCGAGCTGCGCCGCGCCGCGGGCAACGTGGCGCCACCGCCGCGGGTGCGCGGCGGCAACCCCCTCGACCAGAAGGTCACCTACCGCCGCTGCCCCGAGTGCGACATGCACATGCACCGCGTGAACTACAAGCGCTCGTCCGGCGTGATCCTCGACGAGTGCCGCAACGACGGCACCTTCCTCGATGCCGACGAACTCGAGCAGGTCGCCGGTTTCATTCTATCCGGCGGCCAGACGTCGCCGCTCCTCGACACGAAGACCGACGAGCACGAGGCCGCGAAGCGCGCCGCGGCTCAGGCCGCCGCGCGGATCCGGGTCCAGACCGACACGTCAGGCTACGCGCGCGCGGACACCAGCGGTGGGATCCTCCGGATCCTCTTCGACCTCCTCACCTAG